Proteins encoded together in one Corallococcus soli window:
- the glpD gene encoding glycerol-3-phosphate dehydrogenase yields MRSESAVLRSLPASTGVTPAPPPSRAERLRSLETESFDLLVIGGGVTGAGAARDAALRGLKVALVEREDFASGTSSRSSRLIHGGLRYLEHGHLGLVFESSIERRRLLQLAPHLVRPLAFVWPVYAGARVPRWKLNAGLMLYDALSLFRNVKAYQRLSLKQVLEAEPGIRSEGLKGGARYYDAATDDARLTLANALGASDAGAVVLNHASVKRLVMEEGKATGAVVVDHLTGAEHTVRARAIVNATGPWSDEIRQLDSGTTRSGPAVRGSKGVHIAVPRSRLGIQDALTLLSPVDGRVMFILPADAFTLIGTTETATRAHPAEVRASEADVAYLLASANAFFPEAKLTREDMVSAWAGIRPLAASGYHGNTDAGSASREHAIDVSPSGVLAISGGKLTTFRVMARDVVNAVERHLVMPHRKSTTDARPLPGGDIAKLEAEFASARQEVGDAPTADHLVRAYGSRWRAVWALTQETPALAEPLVDGLPYRRAEAAWGVSHEMVQTLADLLIRRLKVAFETRDQGRSAAVRAASVMAPLLGWDAAETERQLAAYAVDAHRIFGVDPADA; encoded by the coding sequence GGGGCTGCCCGGGACGCGGCGCTGCGCGGTTTGAAGGTGGCGCTGGTGGAGCGCGAGGACTTCGCCAGTGGGACGTCCAGCCGCTCGTCGCGCCTCATCCATGGCGGCCTTCGCTACCTGGAGCACGGGCACCTGGGGCTCGTCTTCGAGTCCAGCATCGAGCGGCGGCGCCTGCTGCAACTGGCGCCCCACCTGGTGCGCCCGTTGGCCTTCGTGTGGCCCGTCTATGCCGGGGCGCGGGTGCCGCGCTGGAAGCTCAACGCGGGCCTCATGCTGTACGACGCCCTGTCGCTGTTCCGGAACGTGAAGGCGTATCAGCGGCTGTCGCTCAAGCAGGTGCTGGAGGCGGAGCCGGGCATCCGCTCCGAGGGGCTCAAGGGCGGCGCGCGCTACTACGACGCGGCCACCGACGATGCGCGCCTGACGCTCGCCAACGCGCTGGGCGCGAGCGATGCGGGCGCGGTGGTGCTCAACCATGCCTCCGTGAAGCGGCTGGTGATGGAGGAGGGCAAGGCCACGGGCGCGGTGGTGGTGGATCACCTCACCGGCGCCGAGCACACGGTGCGGGCTCGCGCCATCGTCAACGCCACCGGGCCCTGGAGTGATGAGATCCGCCAGCTCGATTCGGGCACGACCCGCTCCGGGCCCGCGGTGCGCGGCAGCAAGGGCGTGCACATCGCCGTGCCCCGGTCCCGCCTGGGCATCCAGGACGCGCTCACGCTCCTGTCCCCCGTGGACGGCCGCGTGATGTTCATCCTGCCCGCGGATGCGTTCACCCTCATCGGCACCACGGAGACGGCCACCCGCGCCCACCCGGCCGAGGTGCGCGCGAGCGAGGCGGACGTGGCCTACCTGCTCGCTTCCGCCAACGCGTTCTTCCCGGAGGCGAAGCTCACCCGCGAGGACATGGTCAGCGCCTGGGCCGGCATCCGGCCGCTGGCCGCCAGCGGCTACCACGGCAACACCGACGCGGGCAGCGCCAGCCGCGAGCACGCCATCGACGTGAGCCCGTCCGGGGTGCTGGCCATCAGCGGAGGCAAGCTCACCACCTTCCGCGTCATGGCGCGCGACGTGGTCAACGCCGTGGAGCGGCACCTGGTCATGCCCCACCGCAAGTCCACCACCGATGCCCGCCCCCTGCCGGGCGGTGACATCGCGAAGCTGGAGGCGGAGTTCGCTTCGGCGCGGCAAGAGGTGGGGGACGCGCCCACGGCCGACCATCTGGTGCGCGCGTACGGCAGCCGCTGGCGCGCCGTGTGGGCGCTCACGCAGGAGACGCCGGCGCTGGCCGAGCCGCTCGTGGATGGGCTGCCGTACCGCCGCGCCGAGGCCGCGTGGGGCGTGTCCCACGAGATGGTCCAGACGCTGGCGGACCTGCTCATCCGCCGCCTCAAGGTGGCGTTCGAGACGCGCGACCAGGGGCGCTCCGCCGCCGTCCGCGCCGCCTCCGTCATGGCGCCGCTCCTGGGGTGGGACGCGGCGGAGACGGAGCGACAGCTGGCGGCCTATGCCGTGGATGCCCACCGCATCTTCGGCGTGGACCCCGCGGACGCCTGA
- a CDS encoding S8 family serine peptidase, which translates to MKRWLWLGLGLSGLVACGGEPDPIDVVLPQACPGTTDLSLPGTTGLSVPGTASSALRAQEPPDGVIITFKPKVTASALAATADFAALVEREGGTVKRRFPNLHRVSARLSPEALEKLRQNPDVLAVEPNRRVYASRLPTPPPVVSWQGAFNTQGSVGEYTDGLKLVQAPQVWDANNDGILDVTAPTGEGVKVCVIDSGWDSKHPELKAAYVGGKDFVDNDDDPSDQSADALGIVTVGGGHGTHVAATIVAQLGSGGRVVAGQEPNGVVGVAPGASLLVARVLDVKGGGDTDDVIEAVQWCQAQGARIASMSLGAEKPSVSEKDAFDAVWNDGKGLLSIAASGNDGTQGIAFPAAYPETVMAVGAVDSQGEYASFSQFGPELSVVGPGVDVLSATVLGAASQSSLEAGAKPMSSSPLAFTAQGSYTGRLVNCGLGADRAACGNAATCDGFVAYVDRGDYLFEEKARNVIEAGARAVIIGNNEPEDGDGQFTLGTASSHWVPTVSVSLVSGAALKKLEGQMVTVNIDGVDYQRESGTSMATPHVTGVAALVFSARPDLSAAHVRAVLEKTAQDDVLTPGFDERYGHGVVQAQRAVMLARALPPGGGPLPLP; encoded by the coding sequence ATGAAGCGTTGGCTTTGGCTTGGGCTCGGGTTGTCCGGTCTGGTGGCTTGCGGCGGAGAGCCGGACCCCATTGATGTCGTCCTTCCCCAGGCGTGTCCCGGGACCACCGACCTCTCGCTGCCCGGCACCACCGGTCTCTCCGTGCCCGGCACCGCGTCCTCCGCGCTGAGGGCGCAGGAGCCTCCGGACGGGGTGATCATCACCTTCAAGCCCAAGGTCACCGCCAGCGCGCTGGCCGCCACGGCGGACTTCGCGGCGCTGGTGGAGCGCGAGGGCGGCACGGTGAAGCGCCGCTTCCCCAACCTCCACAGGGTGTCCGCCCGGCTGTCGCCCGAGGCCCTGGAGAAGCTGCGGCAGAACCCGGACGTGCTCGCCGTGGAGCCCAACCGCCGCGTGTATGCGTCCAGACTGCCGACGCCGCCCCCGGTGGTGTCGTGGCAGGGCGCGTTCAACACCCAGGGGTCCGTGGGTGAGTACACCGACGGCCTCAAGCTGGTGCAGGCGCCGCAGGTGTGGGACGCCAACAACGACGGCATCCTCGACGTCACCGCGCCCACGGGTGAGGGCGTCAAGGTGTGTGTCATCGACAGCGGCTGGGACAGCAAGCACCCGGAGCTGAAGGCGGCCTACGTGGGCGGCAAGGACTTCGTCGACAATGACGACGACCCGTCCGACCAGAGCGCTGATGCGCTGGGCATCGTGACGGTGGGCGGCGGCCATGGCACGCACGTGGCGGCGACCATCGTGGCGCAGCTGGGTTCGGGCGGACGCGTGGTCGCCGGCCAGGAGCCGAACGGCGTGGTGGGCGTGGCGCCCGGCGCGTCGCTGCTCGTCGCCCGCGTGCTGGACGTGAAGGGCGGCGGCGACACCGACGACGTCATCGAGGCCGTGCAGTGGTGCCAGGCGCAGGGGGCGAGGATCGCCTCGATGTCGCTGGGCGCCGAGAAGCCTTCCGTGAGCGAGAAGGACGCGTTCGACGCGGTGTGGAACGACGGCAAGGGGCTGCTGTCCATCGCGGCCAGCGGCAACGACGGCACGCAGGGCATCGCCTTTCCGGCCGCGTACCCTGAGACGGTGATGGCGGTGGGCGCGGTGGATTCGCAGGGCGAATACGCGAGCTTCTCCCAGTTCGGTCCGGAGCTCTCCGTGGTGGGACCGGGGGTGGATGTGCTGAGCGCCACCGTGCTGGGCGCGGCGTCACAGTCCTCGTTGGAGGCAGGGGCGAAGCCCATGTCGTCGTCGCCGCTGGCGTTCACCGCGCAGGGCAGCTACACGGGCCGGCTGGTCAACTGCGGCCTGGGCGCGGACCGGGCCGCCTGCGGCAATGCCGCCACCTGTGACGGCTTCGTCGCGTACGTGGACCGCGGCGACTACCTGTTCGAGGAGAAGGCGCGCAACGTCATCGAGGCCGGGGCGCGGGCCGTCATCATCGGCAACAACGAGCCTGAGGATGGCGACGGCCAGTTCACGCTGGGCACCGCGTCCTCGCACTGGGTGCCCACGGTGTCCGTGTCGCTGGTGTCCGGCGCGGCCCTCAAGAAGCTCGAGGGCCAGATGGTGACCGTGAACATCGACGGCGTGGACTACCAGCGCGAGTCGGGGACCTCCATGGCCACCCCGCACGTGACGGGCGTGGCCGCGCTGGTGTTCAGCGCTCGGCCGGACCTGTCCGCCGCGCACGTCCGCGCGGTGCTCGAGAAGACCGCGCAGGATGACGTGCTGACGCCGGGCTTCGACGAGAGGTACGGCCACGGCGTCGTGCAGGCGCAGAGGGCCGTGATGCTGGCGCGCGCGCTGCCCCCGGGCGGCGGGCCGCTCCCGCTGCCGTAG